The Syntrophus gentianae genome contains the following window.
GTTCGGAGGCGGTCAAGGAAGCGGTTCTTGCGGGGCTGGGAATTTCCATGATCTCCGTCCATGCCGTCGACCGTGAACTTCGTTCCGGTATTCTCAATGAAGTTGTCGTGGAAAATTGCCGTATCGAGCGTTCTTTTTATTTAATTTACCGCCGGCAGCTTGCTTTGCTGCGCCACCATCAGATTTTCCTGGATTTTATGAGGAATTATAAAATCCATCGAGAACAAACTTTTTAAGGGGATCATCATGAGAGAAAAAATTCTTTATTATAGTTCAAATCGTTATCTCAGTTCCGCGGAAGACAAAAAGCCAGCGCATTCCGTTCCTTTTCGGGAAGCCCTGCTGGTGGGGCAGGCCCCCGATGAGGGGCTCTACATGCCTGAAAAAATTCCCCGTTTGTCCCTGAGCGATATCCATGCTTTGAAAGGTCGGCCCTATACGGAGGCCGCTTTACTGGTGGCGGAGGCTTATCTGGGAGCGGATCTTCCCTTGGAAACCCTGACTGCGGTGATTGCGTCTTCCTATAATTATGAAGTTCCCCTGGAGAGAGTCGTGGACCGCCTGTATGTCCTTCGCCTCGACAGGGGGCCGACTGCGTCCTTTAAAGATTTTGCGGCCCGGATGATGGCCCGCCTGATGAGCTATTTCCGCGATCCCGGGAAGCGTCTGAATGTCCTGGTGGCCACGTCTGGCGATACCGGAAGTGCCGTGGGGGAGGCCTTTAAAGGCGTTGCCGGCATTGATGTCTATATCCTATACCCCCGGGATGAAGTGAGCGGCCGGCAGAAAAAGCAGCTGGATACCATCGGCGGCAATGTCCGCACATTGTCCGTGGAGGGCAAGTTCGATGACTGCCAGGATCTTGTCAAGCAGGCCTTTGCAGATCCGGACCTTGCCGGGTTGAACCTGAACTCCGCCAATTCGATCAATTTCGGCCGGATTCTTCCTCAGATGATTTATTATGTCTATGCCTATGCCCAGCTTGCCGAGCCTGGAGACGAAATCGTGTTTTCCGTGCCCTCGGGAAACTTCGGGGATGCCCTGGGTTGCGAATATGCACGACGCATGGGACTGCCCGTATCCCGCCTGGTGATGCCCACCAACGAAAACAACGAATTCCCCCGTTTTCTTGAAACCGGCATCTATGAAAAGATTTCTCCTTCCCGCGCCTGCCTATCCAATGCCATGAACGTCGGTCATCCCAGCAATCTGGCCCGGTTATTTGAATTATACGGAGGGACGGTCGATCGGACAGGATTTGTACACAGGGTACCGGATCTGGAGACCATGAGGAAAAACATCTTCTCCGTGGCCGTATCCGACGAGGAAACCAGGCAGACGATCCGCCGGGCCTACGAGCAATACGGGCTGATCCTCGAGCCTCACGGGGCGGTGGGCTGGCGGGGGCTGGAACATTACCTGGAGCAGGCCGGAAAGTCTTCACTCTGCGTATCCCTGGAAACGGCCCATCCGGCGAAGTTCCCTGAAGAAATCGAATCCCTGCTGGGGATCAGCCCCGAGCTGCCGGCCAGCATGCAGGATATTGACCGGAGATCGGGTGAACCTCTCCCCATGACGGTTGACTATGAGATTTTCCGCCAGTTCCTGATCACAACGCTGAAGGCCACGGATTAAAATCAAACAGGCCTTGCAGAGGATGACAGGGTCATTCCGGCAGGAGGTGATTCAGCCTTGTCGAGGCTTCCTCAAAGAGGGGGAACCGAAGCCGCTCTGGTCATTCGAAGAAAGGCAGTCCGGCAAAAAAGGTCATTTTGGCGGCTGGTACATGGGTCGGCTTATCGTGGGTTTAAACTGTGATTTATCCGAGCCGCATATCGGGCAGGTCCATTCGTCGGGGAGATCTTCAAAGGCGGTGCCTGCCGGAATGCTGCCGATGCGGCCCCCGTTTTCCGGATCATAAATGTAACCGCAGATTGCGCACCTGTACTGCTGCCTTTTTTTATCCATCTTCTCCTCCGTTTTAACCTGTTTTCCGGCAAGTATGCTGCTTGTTCCGCGGATTTCAGGTGTCGGTAAATTGAAGAAGCGCCTGGGAGCAACTTTCCGGAATGAGCCTGGGGAAACCGTAGTATCCCAGCCTTCCGCCGTTATCCCCATGGAAATCACTCCCCCCCGTTTCAATCAGATGATGCCGCCTTGCAAGTTCCCTGAAGAATTTGACATCCTGCTTGTCATGCATGGTCGCATAAACCTCGATACCGGCTATGCCCTGACCGGCCAATCCCTGAATGGTCCGATCATATTCCCTGTAATCTCCTAACTTGAGAGACTTCGGATGGGCCAGGACCGGCAGGCCTCCGACGCTCTGAATGAGGTTCAGGGCCGCTTCCGGAGAAAGTTTTTCTTTGGGAACATACCCTGGCGCGCCCTTGTCGAGATAGGTGCGCAGGGCGTAATGAATATCGGGGGCATAGCCCTTCTTCATGAGGGCGCGCGCGACATGGGGTTTCCCCGGTGCGGCGCCGTTGGATTCATGATCCACATCCTCGGCCGTTATCCGGACTCCCACCCGGTTCAGACGTTCAACGATCCGCAGAATCCGGTCTTCGCGGATGCTCTTCAATTGCGCCAGCTTTTCTCGAAAAGCCCTGTTTTGATGGTGGATTCCATATCCCAGGAGATGAAATTCTCCTGTCGGATGGGAAACGGATAACTCGATGGCCGGAAGAAAGCGTATCCCCTCCTGTTGCGCCGTCTGAGCCGCCTCGTCCAGACCCTCTACCGTATCATGATCGGCAATGGCGAGCACGGAAATGCCCTCTTTCGCCGCCATACGGATGATATTGGCTGGGCTCACCAAACCATCAGAGGCTGTGGTGTGGCAGTGGAGGTCTATCATGTCGCAATCCTGTTTCCCTTTTCTGTCAAGGCAGGGCAATTTTCGGCTGTTCGGCTTTCCGATAGAGAAGGAAGGTCCTTCCCAGGATCTGGGCAATTTCAGCGTTGAGACTCGATGCCATCTGTTCAGCCGCCTCCCTGCGGTCCGTCAGGCTGCTGTCCAGAAGTTTCACTTTAATCAATTCATGATGCTCCAGCGCCGAATCCGTTTCCTGAAGGACGGATTCGGAAACTTCGCTTTTTCCGATCAGAACGACCGGTTTCAAATCATGTCCCATTCTGCGTAGAAATCTTTTCTGCTTTCCTGTCAGCATGCAATCCCCAAAAGATCATAATAAATTATTTTAAGTCGAAAGAAAAAAACTGATGAGAGGATACTCTATCGATAGAAAATGGTAAATGCAAATTTAAAGCATTGGTATCGGGAACATGAAATCCGGAACAACACGACTTTGCTTCCTTGTCATTCTACCCCGACCAGCCGCATCAAAAAGAGAACGAGGCTCAAGATGGTGAAAAATGCCGCGAAGATGATCCCGAACGTATAGGCCATGCTGCGCGCCCTATGGGGCCGCGTAAAGACCATCCGGTGCTCCGCGTCTCTTGGCTTCTCACCCTCCAGGCCCCTGATCTCAAAGACGTGGCGACCCGGAATGGCAATGTCATAGACCCTCAGCTCCATGATCGCTTTCTTGAAACCCGATGTCGTCATCCGGAACAGGATTCTGCGGTTCTTTACCGCCCTTCCGTCAGGTCCGGTGAGTTCGTACTTCAGCTTTGCAAAGCGCCTGCTCAGGATCGGTCCCTCCATGCAGAGGACCACCCGGCCCGTCTCGAAAAATTCGACCTCCTGACGGCCGGTCAGGGGAACGCTTAACAGCCGGGCCTCTCTCCCCGTCCGGATCACGCCGATAATGCACCTGACGAGCAGGAGAACAGCCAGGATAAATGCCGGAGCGGATATCCAGAGGCCGTACCTGTAAACAAAAGACAGAAATTCCATAATTCACCACCCATTAGTCTTCAGGCGACCATGCCGCTT
Protein-coding sequences here:
- the yhbY gene encoding ribosome assembly RNA-binding protein YhbY yields the protein MLTGKQKRFLRRMGHDLKPVVLIGKSEVSESVLQETDSALEHHELIKVKLLDSSLTDRREAAEQMASSLNAEIAQILGRTFLLYRKAEQPKIALP
- the thrC gene encoding threonine synthase, with amino-acid sequence MREKILYYSSNRYLSSAEDKKPAHSVPFREALLVGQAPDEGLYMPEKIPRLSLSDIHALKGRPYTEAALLVAEAYLGADLPLETLTAVIASSYNYEVPLERVVDRLYVLRLDRGPTASFKDFAARMMARLMSYFRDPGKRLNVLVATSGDTGSAVGEAFKGVAGIDVYILYPRDEVSGRQKKQLDTIGGNVRTLSVEGKFDDCQDLVKQAFADPDLAGLNLNSANSINFGRILPQMIYYVYAYAQLAEPGDEIVFSVPSGNFGDALGCEYARRMGLPVSRLVMPTNENNEFPRFLETGIYEKISPSRACLSNAMNVGHPSNLARLFELYGGTVDRTGFVHRVPDLETMRKNIFSVAVSDEETRQTIRRAYEQYGLILEPHGAVGWRGLEHYLEQAGKSSLCVSLETAHPAKFPEEIESLLGISPELPASMQDIDRRSGEPLPMTVDYEIFRQFLITTLKATD
- a CDS encoding rubredoxin, which encodes MDKKRQQYRCAICGYIYDPENGGRIGSIPAGTAFEDLPDEWTCPICGSDKSQFKPTISRPMYQPPK
- a CDS encoding PHP domain-containing protein, translated to MIDLHCHTTASDGLVSPANIIRMAAKEGISVLAIADHDTVEGLDEAAQTAQQEGIRFLPAIELSVSHPTGEFHLLGYGIHHQNRAFREKLAQLKSIREDRILRIVERLNRVGVRITAEDVDHESNGAAPGKPHVARALMKKGYAPDIHYALRTYLDKGAPGYVPKEKLSPEAALNLIQSVGGLPVLAHPKSLKLGDYREYDRTIQGLAGQGIAGIEVYATMHDKQDVKFFRELARRHHLIETGGSDFHGDNGGRLGYYGFPRLIPESCSQALLQFTDT